The Rhizobium sp. WSM4643 genome contains the following window.
GGCGATTTTGCCGTCGCGCACGGCGACATAACCCTCGTCGAGAATGCGCTCCGGCAGCACCACCGTGCCCTGCAGAACGAGATCGAAATCCATGCCGCTTCCTCCCTAAACTGGATCAGACTGCCGGCTGGAGCATGATGTCGAGAAGTGTGAGCGGTTTTCGGACGGCATCATGCTCTAACTCTTTCATTTAGCTGGTCAGCCGCTCCTCGACACGCTCCTGCGATCCGAGGGCGAAGAAATCGTCGAAGGACGCGATCGGAACCTGTTCGGTCAGCTTCGAGACGAAGTCGTCCGAGCCGAGCTCCTCCTCGATCGCCTCGACCTCAGCCGAAAGCGGCCGGTCGACCGTATAGAAATCCGCATGTTTGCGCACGACCTCATAGAGCATGGCGGCGACACCCTTCGGCTCATCGCCGAGAATGTCGATTGCCTGGGCAGACAGCAGCGCCTCGAGGGCTGCGAGACGCTTCAGCGCCCGCATCTGCCGGTCGAAGCGCTCGATGACGAGCGGCAGGAAGGCAGCTTCGTCCTCCAGCCCGGCCGCAACAACCAGTGACTGGGCCGACACGGGATTGGACATCGACAGCACGCGCGAGAAGATCTCGCCGGCAAGTTTGATGATCGGCCCGAAACCGGTGGCAATCCGCCCCGGCGGCACGAGATTGACCGGCAGGTCGCGCCGCTGGCCGTTGCCGAGAATGACGCACCGGTTGAAGGCGTTGCGCGCTGCATGCGCCATACAGAGTGCTGCCGATTCGAGCAGGATTGTCACATCGAGCGGCAGCGAACCGCCCGACGTCATCACCCGGCCTTCGACCACGACGGGATTGTCGTCCGAGCGCCCGGTGGCGGCAAGGATCTTGTGGCCGGTCGATAAGAGGTTTTCGATCACCGCGCCGAACACCTGCGCGATCATGCGCAGGCTGAGCGGATCCTGCACATGCGTTGCAACGGGCCAGTTCCATTCGTCGGCGGCATTGCAAAGCCAGGCGCCGATCAACGCTTCGCGCGCCGTTCCGACATGCCGGACCGCCTTCCAGGGATCGCGGGAAGCACCGAGCGCGCCGGCCGCCATCATCGCCGTTGCCAGCAGGACGCGGATCGAGGCAGCAGCATTGCGCGTCGTTTCCGCCGCCGAGGCAAAGCTCACCGCATTGATGCTGAGCGAGGCGAGGCTATCGCGCGGCGCCATCTGCATCGGTTCCAGCCCGGCCGCCTGGAAAGCCTCGGCCGCCTGCATCCGGTTGCCGCGATAGATCGCTTCGCCGACGCCGGTCAATACCGCGCCGATCTGTCCCATCAGGCCGATATCCGCACAGCCGATCGAGCCGGTACGGCGCACGACCGGAATGAGATCGGCCTCGAGCATCCTGATATAGGCCTGGATCAGCTCCGGCGTGCAGCCGACTTGGCCGGTCAACGCCGTGTTGATACGGATCGCCATGGCATTGCGCACGATATTGCAGGAAAAGGGTGTGCCGGTGCCGAAATGATGGGCCCGCACCAGGCCGAGATTGAAGGTGTCGAGTTCGTCGGCCGACCATTCCACATCCTTCATGGCGCCGACGCCTGTCGTCGAGCCGTAAACGGGCATGCCGGAGGCAATCGCATCCTCGACGACCTCGCGGGCGATTGCGATGCGAGCCATGCCTGTCGCCGAAGCCGAAATCACAGCCTTGCCCGCACCAATCGTCACCATCTCGGCAAAACCGAGCGGTCGTCCGGAAAGTTCGATGCCAGGGCGTTCGTGCTTCATGTGCTGTGTCTCCCTAGAACAGGATGATTTTAGGCCGATCGGTCTAAAATCTGAATCCTGTTCTCAATTAAAGAGTCAGAGCATGATGTCGCCTGAAAACCGTTGACACTGTCGGCATCATGCTCGGAACGAGAGACTAAGCGAGCCTTCCGTCACATGGGATATCCCAAATGCCGAACACCGCATGTTGGCAGGCGGTCAGCTCAGCATCCAGGCAATATAGACAAGCGTCAATGCGATGATCCACAGCGCAATCCTGCCCGAGCGGTTGTGCCGCGCTTCGGACTTGCCGATCGCCTCCGCCGTCTCATTGTCGAAACGTAAGCCGTGCTCGCTCATATGCAGCAGCTGATGGTGGAATTTTTCGGTCTTCGCCGCGATTTCCGGCACGGCTTCGGCGAGCTTGACCGCCGCTTTCAGCCCGTCCTTGAGATCGGTGGCGATCCGTTTCGGACCGAGATTGGTGCGGATCCAGTCGCCGACGACAGGTTCGGAGGCCTTCCACATGTTGAAGCGCGGATTGAGCATGCGCGACACGCCCTCGACCACGACCATGGTCTTCTGCAGCATCACCAGCTCCGGCCGTGTTGCCATGTCGAAGAGTTCGGTCACTTCGAACAGCAGCGTCAGCAGCTTGCCCATCGAGATCGTCTCGGCCGGCTGTCCATGGATCGGCTCGCCGATCGCCCGGATCGCTTGGCCGAAGCTTTCGACATTGTGGTGGCCGGGCACATAGCCGGCCTCGAAATGCACCTCGGCGACGCGGATATAGTCGCGGGTGATGAAGCCATAGAGGATTTCGGCGAGGAACCGCCGTTCCTTCTTGCCCAGCCGCCCGACGATACCCATGTCGACGGCGACGATCATGCCGCCCGCATCGACGAAGAGATTGCCCGGATGCATGTCGGCATGAAAGAAGCCGTCGCGCAGCGTATGACGCAGGAACGACTGGATCAGCGTATCGGCAAGCAGGTTGAGGTCGTGGCCCGCCGCGCGCAGGCCCTCGACATCGGACATCCTCGTGCCGTCGATCCACTCCATGGTGATGACGTCGCGCCCGGTGCGCTCCCAGTCGACCTTCGGCACACGGAAGCCGGGATCCTTTTCGGTATTCTCGGCGATCTCGGAAAGGGCTGCCGCCTCGAGGCGAAGATCCATCTCCACCTTCGTCGTCTGCTCCAGCGTCTTCGTCACCTCGACCGGACGCAGCCGCCGGCTGGACGCCAGGAAACGCTCCTGCATATGAGCAACGAGATACATTGCCTCGATGTCATGGGCAAAACGCTGGCGCACGCCGGGCCGCACGATCTTGACGGCGACCTTCTTCCGGCCGTCGGCGCTGTCGACCTCGGCGGGATGTACCTGCGCGATCGAGGCGGCGGCGATCGGATCGCCGAAGCTTGCATAGAGTTCGCCGATCGGCCGCCCGAGCGAGCCTTCGATATTGGCCTTGGCGGCTGCCGAGGGAAAGAAGGCCATCCGGTCCTGAAGCTGCGACAGATCGTTGGCGAATTCGACGCCGACGACATCCGGCCGCGTCGCCAGGAACTGCCCGATCTTTACATAGGAAGGGCCGAGCCGCTCGACTGCCTTCGCCAACCGGTCGCTGCGCTTCTGATGCCGCGCCTTGCTTCGCTCGAAAATCGTGACGAAAGATTTGGCGAGCGCCACCGGCGGCGGCAATCCTTCGGAAGGAAGGGCTGACACGACACCCTCACGCACGAGCACCCAGCCGACGCGCCAAAGGCGGAAATATGCGCCGAAAGTACTCATGTTCTGTTTGATTCTCGCGCGACGCTATTCGAAAACCGCTCTATACTTTTCGGCGTCATGCGTCAGAGCTTCCAGCCGGAATGGAGTGCGGCGATGCCGCCGGTATAATTGGTGAAGGTGACGCGCGAAAAGCCGGCCTGGCGGATCATTGCCGCGAAATTCTCCTGATTCGGGAACTTGCGGATCGATTCCACCAGATATTGGTAGGGTTCGGCATCGCCGGTGATCGCCTTGCCGAATTGCGGAATGGCGTTGAATGACCAGGCGTCGTAGATCTTGTCGAGAACCGGCATATCGACTTCGGAAAACTCCAGCACCAGCAGCCGCCCGCCGCGCTTCAAGACGCGATAGGCCTCCGACAGCGCCGCATCGATCCTCGGCACGTTGCGGATGCCGAAGGCGATCGTATAGGCGTCGAAACTTCCTGCCTCAAAGGGCAGTTCCTCGGCATTCGCCTCGACGAAGGTGAGATTGCCGGAGAGCTTCTTCTTTTCCGCCCGCTCGGCACCGACGCCGAGCATCGAGCCGTTGATGTCGAGCACGGTGGCATGCGCCTGCCTGCCCGAAGCCTCGACGATGCGGAAGGCTATATCGCCGGTGCCGCCGGCAACGTCGAGCACCTTGTAGCCAGGCTCCTTGCGCGGGTTCAGCGCCGAAATCATCGCGTCCTTCCAGGCGCGGTGCATGCCCATCGACATGACGTCGTTCATGATGTCGTAGCGCTTGGCGACCTTGTGGAATACCTGGTTGACCAGGCCCTGCTTCTGGCCATCAGGCACCTCGCGGAAGCCGTAGGAGGTCTCCATGCCGCCATCGGCGGAAGTGCGGCTTTCTGACATCAGACTGCTCCGTTCCTGAAGATTCGGGCGCCGCGGCCATAGCGAAAGACCGCGCGCGACGTTATCTATGGGCCGCGTTCTCCACGGCACACTGGCGCTATAGCGCACATCGTCGCCGGTTGAAACACGTTAGAGATAGATGGGTTAAGATGCCGGAATTGCCAGAAGTCGAAACGGTGAAACGCGGCCTGACGCCGGCGATGGAGGCCACCCGCATCACCAGGCTGGAGCTGCGCCGCGGCGATCTGCGCTTCCCCTTTCCCGACGCTTTCGCAGATAGAGTTTCCGGCCGCACCATCGTTGGCCTTGGCCGCCGCGCCAAATATCTGCTGGTCGATCTCGACGACGGCAACACGCTGATTTCGCATCTCGGCATGTCCGGTTCTTTTCGCATTGAGGAGGGCCGCATTGAGGAGGGAGCCGCCTCCGGCGTGCCGGGCGAATTCCACCATGCCCGCTCGAAGGACGAGAAGCACGATCACGTCGTCTTCCATCTGCAAGCCGCAAGCGGCCCGCGTCGTGTCATCTACAACGATCCGCGGCGTTTCGGCTTCATGGATATGGTGGGACGTGCCGATCTCGCAGCCCATCCCTTCTTCCGCGATCTCGGCCCGGAGCCGACAGGAAACGAGCTCAGCGCCGCCTATCTGGCCGAACGCTTCCGGGACAAAGCGCAGCCGCTGAAGAGCGCGTT
Protein-coding sequences here:
- a CDS encoding aromatic amino acid lyase, yielding MKHERPGIELSGRPLGFAEMVTIGAGKAVISASATGMARIAIAREVVEDAIASGMPVYGSTTGVGAMKDVEWSADELDTFNLGLVRAHHFGTGTPFSCNIVRNAMAIRINTALTGQVGCTPELIQAYIRMLEADLIPVVRRTGSIGCADIGLMGQIGAVLTGVGEAIYRGNRMQAAEAFQAAGLEPMQMAPRDSLASLSINAVSFASAAETTRNAAASIRVLLATAMMAAGALGASRDPWKAVRHVGTAREALIGAWLCNAADEWNWPVATHVQDPLSLRMIAQVFGAVIENLLSTGHKILAATGRSDDNPVVVEGRVMTSGGSLPLDVTILLESAALCMAHAARNAFNRCVILGNGQRRDLPVNLVPPGRIATGFGPIIKLAGEIFSRVLSMSNPVSAQSLVVAAGLEDEAAFLPLVIERFDRQMRALKRLAALEALLSAQAIDILGDEPKGVAAMLYEVVRKHADFYTVDRPLSAEVEAIEEELGSDDFVSKLTEQVPIASFDDFFALGSQERVEERLTS
- the ubiB gene encoding 2-polyprenylphenol 6-hydroxylase, whose protein sequence is MSTFGAYFRLWRVGWVLVREGVVSALPSEGLPPPVALAKSFVTIFERSKARHQKRSDRLAKAVERLGPSYVKIGQFLATRPDVVGVEFANDLSQLQDRMAFFPSAAAKANIEGSLGRPIGELYASFGDPIAAASIAQVHPAEVDSADGRKKVAVKIVRPGVRQRFAHDIEAMYLVAHMQERFLASSRRLRPVEVTKTLEQTTKVEMDLRLEAAALSEIAENTEKDPGFRVPKVDWERTGRDVITMEWIDGTRMSDVEGLRAAGHDLNLLADTLIQSFLRHTLRDGFFHADMHPGNLFVDAGGMIVAVDMGIVGRLGKKERRFLAEILYGFITRDYIRVAEVHFEAGYVPGHHNVESFGQAIRAIGEPIHGQPAETISMGKLLTLLFEVTELFDMATRPELVMLQKTMVVVEGVSRMLNPRFNMWKASEPVVGDWIRTNLGPKRIATDLKDGLKAAVKLAEAVPEIAAKTEKFHHQLLHMSEHGLRFDNETAEAIGKSEARHNRSGRIALWIIALTLVYIAWMLS
- the ubiE gene encoding bifunctional demethylmenaquinone methyltransferase/2-methoxy-6-polyprenyl-1,4-benzoquinol methylase UbiE, translating into MSESRTSADGGMETSYGFREVPDGQKQGLVNQVFHKVAKRYDIMNDVMSMGMHRAWKDAMISALNPRKEPGYKVLDVAGGTGDIAFRIVEASGRQAHATVLDINGSMLGVGAERAEKKKLSGNLTFVEANAEELPFEAGSFDAYTIAFGIRNVPRIDAALSEAYRVLKRGGRLLVLEFSEVDMPVLDKIYDAWSFNAIPQFGKAITGDAEPYQYLVESIRKFPNQENFAAMIRQAGFSRVTFTNYTGGIAALHSGWKL
- the mutM gene encoding bifunctional DNA-formamidopyrimidine glycosylase/DNA-(apurinic or apyrimidinic site) lyase, with the protein product MPELPEVETVKRGLTPAMEATRITRLELRRGDLRFPFPDAFADRVSGRTIVGLGRRAKYLLVDLDDGNTLISHLGMSGSFRIEEGRIEEGAASGVPGEFHHARSKDEKHDHVVFHLQAASGPRRVIYNDPRRFGFMDMVGRADLAAHPFFRDLGPEPTGNELSAAYLAERFRDKAQPLKSALLDQKNIAGLGNIYVCEALWRAHLSPIRAAGTLVTAGGRPKAQLDLLVASVRDVIADAIAAGGSSLRDHIQTDGSLGYFQHSFSVYDRESQACRTPGCGATVARIVQAGRSTFYCATCQK